The following nucleotide sequence is from Tenrec ecaudatus isolate mTenEca1 chromosome X, mTenEca1.hap1, whole genome shotgun sequence.
gtgattaggtttagaacCCAACACACTCTGTCATGtcctcattaacataataaaaGAAATCCTGAATTCAAAACAGACCCACATTCACAGGTACAGGAATTAGGGCTTCCCCAATCTTGCCCAGACTTGGAGATGTTCCAGATTTCAGACTTGGCTCAAATAGGATGTTCTCAAAAGCTGTCCAAGACCTGTCTACCACCCTTAAGTTCTAGTTAAAAATCAGAGCATGACCCAGATGACTTATTCCATCTGAGTTGTGATTCCAGGGCCCAAGTTTTCTAGGCAGACATTTGAAATAGGGCAGCTGACTGTTGAGGAGCCTTTGTTCATTATTTCAGTGTTCTTCCTCTCCAGTTCACTACGcaaggcctgtgatcatcttgggcCCAATGAAGGACCGAGTCAATGATGACCTGATTTCTGAATTTCCACATAAATTCGGATCCTGTGTGCCACGTAAGTGCCCAGGATGACATGGGAATGAGGCATTGGTGTGTTGGGAAATTGTGGCTTTGAGGTTTCATGGAAGGGGCCTGGGATCAGATTGTAGGGCTATCTGGGAATCGGGGTACATTTAACAACTGGAAAGGAGTTAGGCAGTAAGAGATTCCCCAAAAGCTGACCGTGGTTGGGAGGACTAAGGCCTCCGGTTTGGTTGCTTGTTCCTTTGGAGAGGCATGTGTGTGGGTATGATTGGCATGTGTGTGGGTATGATTGGCGTGCCAGTGATGTTGGCATGACTGGATCAGTAGTTTGTTAGGTTCCCGTAGTTCCATACCGCATTTGGCGCCTTTTGCCAGGCATTGGCTAAGGAAATCTCCTTTTCCTTATCTAGCTTAAGCTAAAGCAAAGAGCCCTTTTATGTGTAGGTTGAAAAAGAAGTAGGCAAAACAAACTTTCCCTTCACTTCTTTTTCTCCCCCCTCATCTGAAAAAAACTCAGAGCGGCCGTGCAGCCCAGGTCACAGAGGAAcgaatcagctttctttgccttgGTCCGCATTCTCCTTGGGCTGCACagtatttcctttcttccttcagaTACTACCCGACCTCGGCGTGATAATGAGGTAGATGGACAAGACTATCACTTTGTAGTATCCCGAGAACAAATGGAGAAGGATATTCAGGACAACAAGTTCATTGAGGCAGGGCAATTCAATGATAACCTCTATGGGACCAGCATCCAGTCAGTGCGGGCAGTTGCAGAGAGAGTAAGTAGACTGGACTTTTATGGGTCAGGCAAACCTCAAAGGGGAGATGGAAATGCTCCATTGGAGTCCCACTTGAATCCTCATAGTCTAACTACAGGCCTAAGTGGTACTGGTGACAAAAGTCCCTTGGTGAATGTTCACTTCTTTCCTATAGTTCACCCTAGACTTTTACCCACCAAGGAATAGAGAACTTCTGCAAATGTGGCCTTTCTGACTTGTGGGAGCCATGTATGAGGTCTGGGCACCTCGGGGGTCAGATCTTCTAggccagcagttttcaaccttcctaatgccacggccctttaatacagttcctcatcttgtgaccccccctccccaaaccataaaattattttgttgctacttcataactgtaattttgctactgttataaattgggcaacctgtgtgaaatggtcgttcaacgcccaaaggggtcgcgacccacaggttgagaactgctgttcttggCAAATAGGTGGCCCTGGACTCCACCTCTGTTAGATGTTTGGAGTGCCATGATGGATATTTGCTTGGGGATGAGTGGACAGGGATTGATGGGGCTGATTTAGTCTCTGCTTTTTCAGGGCAAGCACTGTATCTTAGATGTTTCCGGCAATGCTATCAAGAGGCTGCAGCAAGCACAACTTTACCCCATTGCCATTTTCATCAAGCCGAAGTCCATCGAAGCCCTTATGTAAGTGTTTACTGAGGCTTAGAAATGCTCAGCTAGGATGGGAACCTGGAAAGGAAATGGAGAATAAAATGACTTGTGGGTGGGAGGGGACCCACTTGCAACTCTGAGAAAGTCTTCCACGCAGCTTTGATCACCGGGGGCTCCTTCTGTTTTGTGTACCAATATGTTCATTCTCACTTGGGGTTTAGAGTCAGAAAGAAGGTGAGCCATGGGCCACTGCTACTCTGAGAGGGAAAGTAACCCGATTTTCAAGGAGTCTGGAATTAATTGTTATTTAATAGCAACAAAGACTCTAGTTTGGGGCCACTTTtcatctgtgtctctttggcagggAAATGAATCGACGACAGACATATGAACAAGCAAATAAAATTTATGACAAAGCCATGAAACTGGAACAGGAATTTGGAGAATACTTCACAGGTGAGACTCTCTGCTGcccagttggggtggggggtggggggtaacatGGCAATAGTTAGACATCTATTTCTAGAAGTATTTCAAAGAGGTTTAAGTACCTTGTACAATATTTTGGATCCTTTGAGGTTTAGAAGGGCAAACTGTTAGAAATGACTCGAGTTCTCTCCATCCAGCCATAGCATTATAGCCATTGTATAGCATTGTGAGTGGTCGAGGTTGTGAGTACTTTATATTACTTTGTTTCCTCCCTCCCAGTCTCCTGTCAGACTCCCCCCAGTCCAGCACTTGCCTTGCATGTTTAAGGTGCTGAAAAAGCATTTGTTGATGATGATAATTCCTTGGTGTAGTGTTCAGATTGtcagcatgcatgtgtgtatatgagtGTGGTTACATTGTAACCTGCTTTAGAAGTTCAGCTCTAAAAACTTGGGAAGGCGTCCTACCCTTTTAAAGTACAGGGACATATACACCGATCATATGCAGGTTGGTTCTGAGTACATTTTAATGGGTGCTGCTGCCAGGTTAGCTAAGAAGGAATTGATAGATATACTCTTGTACATTCATTGGGTCTTTGGAGCTCAGGTTACTGTTAGCATCTGTATGCTGTCTCCTTTGCTAACCTCTGCTATAGAGCAGATGGGAGGGAAGATGTGAGCACTATTGTTTTGTCCGAAATTGTGGCTTTCAGCTCTTCCTCCGTATAATTAGGATGCCCCAAATCATTTAGCCAGATTGCtttactgctaaccttgtggccaAGAACAACATGGACTGCAAGGTCTGGCATGTAATGGGTGtcagtaacttttttttaaaataagcatgGTCTTCTATTGATTGCTAGTTAGTCTCATTGTCTCTCGGTGAATCAACTTCTAGTCCTAGCTTAGGACCGCCTATTGAGCTAGTACTCCACTTGGAGCACCTAGTAAGTTTGCCTtactgccctaaactaagcagaCAGACAGCAAATCAAACCAAATCCACCCTTCTGTGAGTGTATTCAGTGTGCCTGTAGGATGAGTGTAGGATTGTTGGGAAAGGCAGAATtgctggatgggtgggtgggtgggtgggtgggggttgctGTGGACCACAGTAataattttgttttcctcttcacTTTAGCCATTGTACAGGGTGACTCACTGGAAGAGATTTATaacaaaatcaaacaaatcatTGAGGACCAGTCTGGGCACTACATTTGGGTCCCATCCCCTGAAAAACTCTGAAGAATCCCCTCCAACCATTCTCTTGTGAACAGAAGAAATCaagtccctcttcccttcttcctctTCATTCCTGTCCCCATGGGGAGAACAAATGGCTACTGTTCTTGTCCCCTTTTTAGATATGTcaaaaaaaaagagttttctagtcctgtttttgttttgtttttttttgttgggatTTTTTTAGCTTCTTTTATTTTGGAGGGGGGGTGATGCCATCTCACTCATCATGTGACTGTACCCATTCCTGCATGGACCTGTCCCAAGCACTAGCACAGGTGCAACCCCATCAGAatcattgttttcttaaaaatcaagcggaagcaaagagaagagaggaggacTGATGGAAAGACAGACTCTGGACAGCTACATGGATTGTGAAATGAGCTATATGCACAACATGACAGATGCTCCTGGGGCATTTCTACATTTCTGTATTGCTGTCTTGCAGCTCTGAACAGTATAACGTAATGGCAGCCGAAAATATTTTGTATGTGtatccatacacacacatatatatgtacatatatatgtaatttatataaatacatagaaattattatatatatattatacactcatataatatatatatattcacacacatttGAGCTGGTACATTTATGGAGACTTCATCAATGGTACTATGTTATTAGAGAAATGTTCTAGTTTTCATATTCCAATCAGATGGCATCTTCTATCTCAGCTGGTTGGGAAGGGATTGAAAATGGTAGTGCTGTACTAAGGGCACTTGCATTTGGTTATTCTCTTGGGAACTAAGTTTCTAACTAGGAGAGGGGTCAGCTTGAGGCCTGAAGGTTCGAGCTTTTGCCTGGGGCAAAGAGGGCGAGAGTCTTGACTTAAAGCTGCTGCTTCCCCGAGCTGCAGTCAGTCCTGTGTGGAAAGAGAGAGAATGGCTAATGATGCACCATATTAAATTGCCTATTGTTTTATGCTACCTGATATGTCTGCATGAgaagttttctttttgttcatttttaagcTGCTGTTAAACCAAAATCATGTTGTGCTACTGTGTCAGCCTTTTCATTATTCCATATTTTGCTTTGACTATTTAAGTGAATGCATAGACTCCAATTTGACAATGTTCTAAAGGCTTATAATGTTAAAGGAGCCAGGCCTTGTGATATAGTAGGTGACTCAGACTCGGCCTTCTAATCACCAGATGAGAAAGTATCGACTGGTAAGGAGTGAGAGGAGGAGGATTTCAATGCCGTCCCTTTACATACTTGCCAAGGACTTGAGGTTCCTTTATGGGGCCCACTGACAGGGAAAGGGAGTCGCTTTCCTTCCAGTTCTGTACTGAGACAATAGAACAATCACTAGGCTTGGCCAGCCATGCAAATAGTAGTTTGAtttgggcctttttttttttgcagctgcTTCATATGCCCTACCCCAGCCCCCTCACCAAATTCTGGTAGTTTACTGTTTCTTCGAGAACCAAGTAGACATTAACGCTGTAAATTTGAGCTGTAGCGCTAAGATCCACTTAGGGGTGAGATGTGAAACATTGTTGCTTTTTTCCTAGCGTGACAGCAGTGATTGTGGTTGGAGAGTTTTCCTCTGGCCATAGCAAGTGTGGTTCAGGCCCTACCCTACATTCTGTGCTCCTTTGAAGCCAATGTGCCTCCCTCCCCTCCATGCTGGAGGGATGACACAGGGGAGAAGAAAATAGAGACACATGGCCCTAGGGTTGAGGCCATTGTTTCCTGGCCCACTGTGTTATAATCAGTGCACACAGTTCCATGTGGAAGACACATACTTCAAGCACTACCAACCAAATTGGGGAAATTGGTTTAACAGTTATCCTACCAGCATATTGAGGCTAACTCTAAAGTATGGGGCCCAGAAGACGGTAAAGAAAGGGCAGCAGCTTTACCTGGGCAGTACACTGggctgaagacaaaattaaaGTGTGATGGCTGATGATGACTCTGGTAAGGTGGGGGTGAGCGAAGAGTGTTGATGTCTATGATGTTAACTGAGTGACATGTTCTGAATGATGCGCAACCATCTTCCCTTTCCAGGGAAGAAAAGCAAAGATTAAAAGTAAGCATGACACTAGTTGGTTTACCAGTGTTCCTTCCAAGGagacatatattttttaataaacaatAGTTGCAATGAACTGTGACTCGGAGACCTTCTTGAAGTAGTGGCAAAGGGAGGGCGGCGGGTATGCAGAAAGGGGAAAAAGTCCCAACCAAGTCTTTGAGACCAAAAGGCTCTACTTAGTGCTACTCAGCAGACTGAGTCAGGAGGTGGTCTGGATGGTTACAGACATCTGTTGTGGTAACAAGTCCCTTGTGAAAGCTATCGTCTACCACCATAGCTCCTGGGTGAGTCCACAGccttggtggtgaggtggtgacATTTTCCCAAGCTGTACACAAGATGGGATACACATACTTCAGTGAAGTCGTGTGTTTAAAAGGGGATGGGAGGGAGCAGTAAGCAGAAAAATGTCAGTAATAAAGTTGGTAAGAGGACACTAGCCTAGCATCTT
It contains:
- the DLG3 gene encoding disks large homolog 3 isoform X2; the protein is MMNSSMSSGSGSLRTSEKRSLYVRALFDYDRTRDSCLPSQGLSFSYGDILHVINASDDEWWQARLVTPHGESEQIGVIPSKKRVEKKERARLKTVKFHARTGMIESNRSIKTKRKKSFRLSRKFPFYKSKENMAQESSIQEQGVTSNTSDSESSSKGQEDSILSYEPVTRQEIHYARPVIILGPMKDRVNDDLISEFPHKFGSCVPHTTRPRRDNEVDGQDYHFVVSREQMEKDIQDNKFIEAGQFNDNLYGTSIQSVRAVAERGKHCILDVSGNAIKRLQQAQLYPIAIFIKPKSIEALMEMNRRQTYEQANKIYDKAMKLEQEFGEYFTAIVQGDSLEEIYNKIKQIIEDQSGHYIWVPSPEKL